Proteins from one Rosa chinensis cultivar Old Blush chromosome 7, RchiOBHm-V2, whole genome shotgun sequence genomic window:
- the LOC112178724 gene encoding uncharacterized protein LOC112178724 isoform X1, with translation MAPAQPFTDIEQDCKPCVNAKVELRTENRNSLENSSLEDIPCMSNRDDNCIRMKSVLNGTDEALMCIADVDVDIIECGNNHNYSLKAETEDPDATEYSSSFADTVSDTENFSEGEVESQSFPQNGLTSAFDAFSSAFQMRKKKLTNHWRTFIRPVMWRCKWMELRIKEIESQELNYSRALAAYDQRKRSAFDQFILEESGSTSLPFSSQGLRKKSIKRRKRKRIEETTDIASYISHHNAFSYFENKRSDPDSTSLADEFSNAVITEHSADYNDKLSTADEWSLLEFRDGDKSLEHVLWKIETLHSWVHKLKNQIDVVMPKTAAIFSSSENLSIIVPCDGQTSSAHSPAFSAGNGDGIYATTQQTSEFNIGDLVMPESVVSSFGDALPAPDIIESSVGLLSATDAIFHQPQFSESSEDIVDNVLIHNAAEGEKRTFRRMTDEPIENHQQQPEEGKQEGPCATPSSTVESCLGLDVNFPRNKRKRGERRTGSDVWSKKCSGEPGSQ, from the exons ATGGCACCTGCCCAACCATTTACAGACATTGAACAAGACTGTAAACCATGTGTAAATGCAAAAGTTGAACTACGTACAGAGAACAGGAATTCCCTAGAAAACTCATCTTTGGAGGACATACCGTGCATGAGTAACCGTGACGACAACTGCATCAGGATGAAATCTGTCCTGAATGGAACAGATGAGGCTTTAATGTGCATTGCGGATGTGGATGTTGACATAATTGAATGTGGAAATAATCATAACTACAGCTTGAAGGCTGAAACTGAAGACCCTGATGCAACTGAATATTCAAGCTCCTTTGCGGACACTGTGTCTGACACTGAGAATTTTAGTGAAGGTGAAGTGGAATCCCAGTCCTTTCCCCAGAACGGTTTGACATCTGCTTTTGATGCATTTAGTAGTGCATTTCAAATGAG GAAGAAGAAGTTGACAAATCACTGGAGGACCTTTATACGTCCTGTGATGTGGCGGTGCAAATGGATGGAATTGAGAATTAAAGAAATTGAATCACAAGAATTGAATTATTCCCGAGCGCTTGCAGCATATGATCAAAGAAAACGTTCAGCATTCGACCAATTTATATTAGAAGAATCTGGTTCAACGTCATTGCCATTTTCTAGTCAGGGCCTACGAAAAAAATCTATCAAGCGGAGGAAACGCAAAAGAATTGAAGAGACAACTGATATTGCATCGTATATATCACATCATAACGCGTTTTCCTATTTCG AAAATAAGAGATCCGATCCTGATAGCACATCTCTGGCTGACGAATTTAGTAATGCAG TAATCACAGAACATAGTGCTGATTACAATGATAAACTCAGCACAGCCGATGAGTGGTCGCTCCTTGAGTTTCGAGATGGTGATAAGTCCTTGGAGCATGTCCTTTGGAAAATCGAGACACTGCACTCTTGGGTTCACAAGCTGAAGAATCAAATTGATGTGGTGATGCCCAAAACGGCTGCTATATTTTCTTCCTCCGAGAATTTGAGCATTATTGTACCCTGTGATGGACAGACCAGCTCTGCCCATAGTCCAGCATTCTCTGCCGGCAATGGAGATGGAATATATGCTACAACTCAGCAAACTTCAGAGTTCAATATTGGGGATCTGGTAATGCCTGAAAGTGTAGTTTCCAGTTTTGGGGACGCTCTCCCTGCTCCTGATATAATAGAAAGCTCTGTGGGACTACTGTCTGCTACTGATGCCATCTTCCATCAGCCGCAGTTTAGCGAATCAAGTGAAGAT ATTGTGGATAATGTCTTGATACATAATGCGGCAGAAGGAGAGAAGCGCACTTTCCGAAGGATGACTGACGAGCCCATAGAGAATCATCAGCAGCAACCAGAGGAAGGCAAACAAGAAGGGCCTTGTGCAACTCCTTCATCAACTGTTGAATCATGTTTAGGGTTAGATGTAAATTTTCCAAGAAACAAGAGAAAAAGAGGGGAGCGAAGAACAGGTTCAGATGTTTGGAGCAAGAAATGCTCAGGCGAGCCTGGTAGCCAATGA
- the LOC112178724 gene encoding uncharacterized protein LOC112178724 isoform X2, with the protein MAPAQPFTDIEQDCKPCVNAKVELRTENRNSLENSSLEDIPCMSNRDDNCIRMKSVLNGTDEALMCIADVDVDIIECGNNHNYSLKAETEDPDATEYSSSFADTVSDTENFSEGEVESQSFPQNGLTSAFDAFSSAFQMRKKKLTNHWRTFIRPVMWRCKWMELRIKEIESQELNYSRALAAYDQRKRSAFDQFILEESGSTSLPFSSQGLRKKSIKRRKRKRIEETTDIASYISHHNAFSYFENKRSDPDSTSLADEFSNAEHSADYNDKLSTADEWSLLEFRDGDKSLEHVLWKIETLHSWVHKLKNQIDVVMPKTAAIFSSSENLSIIVPCDGQTSSAHSPAFSAGNGDGIYATTQQTSEFNIGDLVMPESVVSSFGDALPAPDIIESSVGLLSATDAIFHQPQFSESSEDIVDNVLIHNAAEGEKRTFRRMTDEPIENHQQQPEEGKQEGPCATPSSTVESCLGLDVNFPRNKRKRGERRTGSDVWSKKCSGEPGSQ; encoded by the exons ATGGCACCTGCCCAACCATTTACAGACATTGAACAAGACTGTAAACCATGTGTAAATGCAAAAGTTGAACTACGTACAGAGAACAGGAATTCCCTAGAAAACTCATCTTTGGAGGACATACCGTGCATGAGTAACCGTGACGACAACTGCATCAGGATGAAATCTGTCCTGAATGGAACAGATGAGGCTTTAATGTGCATTGCGGATGTGGATGTTGACATAATTGAATGTGGAAATAATCATAACTACAGCTTGAAGGCTGAAACTGAAGACCCTGATGCAACTGAATATTCAAGCTCCTTTGCGGACACTGTGTCTGACACTGAGAATTTTAGTGAAGGTGAAGTGGAATCCCAGTCCTTTCCCCAGAACGGTTTGACATCTGCTTTTGATGCATTTAGTAGTGCATTTCAAATGAG GAAGAAGAAGTTGACAAATCACTGGAGGACCTTTATACGTCCTGTGATGTGGCGGTGCAAATGGATGGAATTGAGAATTAAAGAAATTGAATCACAAGAATTGAATTATTCCCGAGCGCTTGCAGCATATGATCAAAGAAAACGTTCAGCATTCGACCAATTTATATTAGAAGAATCTGGTTCAACGTCATTGCCATTTTCTAGTCAGGGCCTACGAAAAAAATCTATCAAGCGGAGGAAACGCAAAAGAATTGAAGAGACAACTGATATTGCATCGTATATATCACATCATAACGCGTTTTCCTATTTCG AAAATAAGAGATCCGATCCTGATAGCACATCTCTGGCTGACGAATTTAGTAATGCAG AACATAGTGCTGATTACAATGATAAACTCAGCACAGCCGATGAGTGGTCGCTCCTTGAGTTTCGAGATGGTGATAAGTCCTTGGAGCATGTCCTTTGGAAAATCGAGACACTGCACTCTTGGGTTCACAAGCTGAAGAATCAAATTGATGTGGTGATGCCCAAAACGGCTGCTATATTTTCTTCCTCCGAGAATTTGAGCATTATTGTACCCTGTGATGGACAGACCAGCTCTGCCCATAGTCCAGCATTCTCTGCCGGCAATGGAGATGGAATATATGCTACAACTCAGCAAACTTCAGAGTTCAATATTGGGGATCTGGTAATGCCTGAAAGTGTAGTTTCCAGTTTTGGGGACGCTCTCCCTGCTCCTGATATAATAGAAAGCTCTGTGGGACTACTGTCTGCTACTGATGCCATCTTCCATCAGCCGCAGTTTAGCGAATCAAGTGAAGAT ATTGTGGATAATGTCTTGATACATAATGCGGCAGAAGGAGAGAAGCGCACTTTCCGAAGGATGACTGACGAGCCCATAGAGAATCATCAGCAGCAACCAGAGGAAGGCAAACAAGAAGGGCCTTGTGCAACTCCTTCATCAACTGTTGAATCATGTTTAGGGTTAGATGTAAATTTTCCAAGAAACAAGAGAAAAAGAGGGGAGCGAAGAACAGGTTCAGATGTTTGGAGCAAGAAATGCTCAGGCGAGCCTGGTAGCCAATGA